A part of Aegilops tauschii subsp. strangulata cultivar AL8/78 chromosome 2, Aet v6.0, whole genome shotgun sequence genomic DNA contains:
- the LOC109746501 gene encoding uncharacterized protein, translating into MMQAVLEDAEHAEKYVLNFNGSIKVHRVLNHNRARGHLPLMVDYFSPDALFADHFRRRFRMRKTIFDHLYHGVRSYDDYLILKKDVVGTIGFSGYQKCMIALQMLAYGTAADSWDEYLRMSESTCRDAMVRFATVVVKVYGPQYMREPTVADTERLLAISEARGWPGLLRSLDYMHWKWKNCPKALLGQYQGHVKKPTIILEVVAS; encoded by the coding sequence ATGATGCAGGCGGTCCTTGAAGACGCAGAGCATGCGGAGAAGTATGTTCTCAATTTCAATGGCTCGATCAAGGTCCATCGAGTGCTCAATCACAACAGGGCGCGCGGGCATTTGCCACTGATGGTCGACTACTTTTCCCCAGATGCACTATTTGCTGACCATTTTCGTCGGCGTTTTCGGATGCGCAAGACTATCTTCGATCATTTGTATCATGGCGTCCGGTCCTACGATGACTACTTAATCCTTAAGAAGGACGTCGTGGGAACGATTGGCTTCTCTGGTTACCAGAAGTGCATGATCGCACTCCAGATGCTTGCATATGGCACAGCCGCTGATTCGTGGGACGAGTACCTACGGATGTCTGAGAGCACATGCAGAGATGCCATGGTCAGGTTTGCAACTGTCGTGGTCAAGGTGTACGGACCTCAGTACATGAGAGAACCAACTGTGGCAGACACGGAGAGGCTCCTAGCAATCTCAGAAGCAAGAGGGTGGCCAGGTTTGCTTAGATCTCTTGACtacatgcattggaaatggaagaactgcCCGAAGGCTTTACTAGGGCAATATCAGGGTCATGTTAAGAAGCCCACCATCATTCTTGAAGTAGTTGCATCATAG